CGCGTCTCCGGATGCCTTTCCCACCCCTCGCAGGATCAAGATCTGGAAGGCGGCCCGTGGAGGATCTCCGCGCCGGTGGAGGGCGATGGAGCCGGAGCTGCGACCCTCACAGTCGCGTCGTCGTGGCGGTCGGCTCCCGAAGAGCACGACCTGGTGGACCTGAACGCTGACCCCGCTTGGTGGCAGCGGGATTGGGTGCTGACGCCGCCCCAGGGCGCCGAGCCGGCCATGACCCTCACGGTGCGTCTGCCGGCCGAGAGAAAGCTCAATCTCTCAGATCTCTATCTCGAATATTTGGCTCCGGTGCCGGCATTCGGCGAGGAGGAGGCGGCCGACGAGGGCGCTCCGCCCCAGGTGCTCTTTCTTTCCCTCGACACCCTGCGGGAGGACGGGCTTAGCATCCTCGGCGGGCCGTGGGAGACGCCGCACCTCGACCGGCTGGCGCGGGAGGGGGAGCTGTGGACTCCTCACTACGCCGCCGCCACCTGGACCAAACCGTCCCACGCGACGCTCCTGACCGGCTACCCGCCGCAGATCTACGGTGGCAAGGAGGGCGAGCTGGACCCACGGGTGCCGACCCTGGCGGAACGGCTCCGGGCCGCCGGCTTCGCAACCCGCGGGCTGACCTACGACTGCGTTTGGCTCGATCCCCGCTTCGGCTTCGGCCGCGGCTTCGAGCAATACGAGTCCCGCCGTTGGGGGCTCGACCAGGCGGTGCGGGAGACGGCGAATTGGATCACCCTGCACCGTTCTCAGCCGTTCTTCTTCTTCCTGCACACCTTCGAGCCCCACTCCGACTTTCACCGGCTGCCCTACGAAGCCCCGGGCATCAGCCGCGAGACCGTGGCCCAGCGTTGGGGGCTCTATGATTACGGGTGTACTCGGGGTTTCTGCGGCTCCGCCCGGCTGGCGCGCATGAGCGACGGGCGCATGCGGCCGCGGCAGCGGGAGGACGAGGCCTTGCCGGCTCTCTACGGTGCCGGGGTGACGGCCATGGATGCCGAGGTGGGCCAGCTGTTGGATCATCTGCGAGCCCTGGGGATCTACGACGATCTGCTCATCGTGGTCACCAGCGATCATGGTGAGTCGCTGCTGGAACAAGGGCGGGTGCTTCACGGCAATCCGTGGAACGAGGTGCTGCGGGTGCCGCTGATCATCAAATGGCCCGGCGGAGGCCATGCCGGCGTGCGCCGGGACCAGGTCTCCAGCGCCCTCGACGTGGTGCCGACGATCCTCGACGCCCTCGGCCTACCTCACGACGATCTCTCCGGCGTCCCCCTCCACCGCCGCCGCCCAGACCGTCCCGCCTTTGCGGGCATCCAGTGGTCGATCGTGGTGCAGGAGAACCTCAAGGGGGTCTACGATCCGCAGGCGGACCGCTGGTCGCTCTTTGACCTCGCCACCGACCCTGCAGAAGAGCACGACCTGGCGGCCCAGCACCCCGAGCACATCCGCCACCTGGGCCAGCTGCTCCAAAACTACCGCCGCGACTCCCAACGCCGCCTCGACGCCGCCGGCGACCTCCGCCGCCGGAGCGAGCAAGAAGGCCTGACCCCCGAGGAGCGGGAGCGGTTGCGGTCGTTGGGTTATTTGGGCGACAGCGGCTGAGGGCTCTTGTTCAGGCGCTCAGGTGCTCAGTCGCTCAGTCGCTCCGGCCCAGGAGTAGCGGACCTTCAGGCCGTTGAGGTGAGACCACGGAAGCCACCCTTCTTTCTGCATCCTCCCCACGACGATCCCCGGGGCGACCTGCCAGCGGCGGGCAAAGCTCAGGACCTGTGCCTTGGAGACCCTGCCCCCCGCCGCGAGCTTTTCGAGCTCTTGGGTCGCTGACAGTGGGATGAGCAGATCTCGGGCGAATCGGTCCGCCTCCTGCTCGCGCTGGTCTTCGGAGCCGTCCTCGAAGTCGATGAACTGCAGCTTCTTGCTGTGCAGCACCAGATGTCCTGCTTCGTGAAAAAACGTGAACCAAAGGTGGTCGTTGCTCTTGTGCCGTAGGCTGAGAACCAGAAGGGCCTTGTGAGGGCTCAACCATCGGGTGGCGCCGCTGGCCGGGCAGCCTTTTGGGGTCGGAACGAAGACCACCGCCACGCCGCAGGCGGCGCATAGGTCGACCAGGGTTGGTACGAAGCTCTTGGGGTCGGCATCTTCCGTCAGGCGGCGCAGCCGCTGGAGAGTGCTCTTGAAGGAATTGGTGTCATAGGGCTCGCAGAAAATTTCCTGCGCCTGTCGTTCCGCCTGCCGTACCCAGGCCGCGATGGCCCCCACGCTGTGGTCGAAGGCCTTCGAAGCGCGGAAGGCCACCAGGGGCTTCTCATATTGTTTGCGCCAGGCGGTGACGGAGGCTACTCCGAAGAATTTCAGGCATTCGGCGACTTGCTCGGCCTTGTTGCGCCGACGCTGAATCCAGCCACGGCGAGTCATGTCCCCGATGGGTAGTGTTTCGAGCCATTCCGCATCCGCCTTCAGCCGGTCCAGATGCTGTCGGCGTTGCATCGCCTCGCGATATTGGGAGTCTCGTTGCATCCAGAACTCTGCACTCGAGCCCAGAACCGATTCGAGCCGGAGGGCAGCGTCCGACGAGATGCCGGCGTTGCCCTTGACCAGCTCATTCACGTGTTTGCGGGTGAAACCGGTTCTGCGAGCTAGCTCCGCCTGAGTCCATTCGCGTTCTTCGAGAAGATCCTCGATGGTTTCTCCGGGATGGGAGACCCAATCAGGACGGAAGGCCTGTGTCTCAGTCATGGTAGTCCCCTATGAATAGGATGCGGACGACGGTCACCTCCGACCAGAGGATGCCACCGTCCGAAGAGCGTGGTGTGGGCTCGTTCCCCGGTTCGAAGACCAGGCGGCGTCCCCGGTCGAGGTCGATGGCGAAATGGCCGGAGCGGTCTCCTTTGAGCGCATGGGGCCGGCCGGCCACCAGATCTCGAACCGTCGATGCGGCCATCAAATCGGCCAATCTGGCTCGCAGTTTCCGGGCTCCCGCCTGGCCCAGAGAGCGCTTGGCGCGCCGTTCCTCTTCGCACAGGCGCCGTAGATTCTTGTCGGCGAAGAGAATCTCCATTGGCGTGCCTCGTTATAAGTATACACCGACCTGGTGAACATGTTTGGTCGAGCGCCCCGTTGTGAACCAAGCGCCCTAGAACGCGGTCCAGCGAACACGGCTTGACTTCGCCTGTTCATTCGATATCATTGCATCCGGATGGACGGATTGATGACTGCGGC
This DNA window, taken from Acidobacteriota bacterium, encodes the following:
- a CDS encoding HigA family addiction module antitoxin: MTETQAFRPDWVSHPGETIEDLLEEREWTQAELARRTGFTRKHVNELVKGNAGISSDAALRLESVLGSSAEFWMQRDSQYREAMQRRQHLDRLKADAEWLETLPIGDMTRRGWIQRRRNKAEQVAECLKFFGVASVTAWRKQYEKPLVAFRASKAFDHSVGAIAAWVRQAERQAQEIFCEPYDTNSFKSTLQRLRRLTEDADPKSFVPTLVDLCAACGVAVVFVPTPKGCPASGATRWLSPHKALLVLSLRHKSNDHLWFTFFHEAGHLVLHSKKLQFIDFEDGSEDQREQEADRFARDLLIPLSATQELEKLAAGGRVSKAQVLSFARRWQVAPGIVVGRMQKEGWLPWSHLNGLKVRYSWAGATERLST
- a CDS encoding killer suppression protein HigA, which produces MEILFADKNLRRLCEEERRAKRSLGQAGARKLRARLADLMAASTVRDLVAGRPHALKGDRSGHFAIDLDRGRRLVFEPGNEPTPRSSDGGILWSEVTVVRILFIGDYHD
- a CDS encoding sulfatase, with protein sequence MLQQLCAPTFLALLLLLLPACRGPEPERFPVFEDFVTHPEAARVSGAAELPTTVYCGDETRYGWVLEDGAQLVLPLPADRAVGDAAAFQLRVSGCLSHPSQDQDLEGGPWRISAPVEGDGAGAATLTVASSWRSAPEEHDLVDLNADPAWWQRDWVLTPPQGAEPAMTLTVRLPAERKLNLSDLYLEYLAPVPAFGEEEAADEGAPPQVLFLSLDTLREDGLSILGGPWETPHLDRLAREGELWTPHYAAATWTKPSHATLLTGYPPQIYGGKEGELDPRVPTLAERLRAAGFATRGLTYDCVWLDPRFGFGRGFEQYESRRWGLDQAVRETANWITLHRSQPFFFFLHTFEPHSDFHRLPYEAPGISRETVAQRWGLYDYGCTRGFCGSARLARMSDGRMRPRQREDEALPALYGAGVTAMDAEVGQLLDHLRALGIYDDLLIVVTSDHGESLLEQGRVLHGNPWNEVLRVPLIIKWPGGGHAGVRRDQVSSALDVVPTILDALGLPHDDLSGVPLHRRRPDRPAFAGIQWSIVVQENLKGVYDPQADRWSLFDLATDPAEEHDLAAQHPEHIRHLGQLLQNYRRDSQRRLDAAGDLRRRSEQEGLTPEERERLRSLGYLGDSG